The sequence CTGCCAGGACGCGAGCAGGAAGTCGGCGAGCTCCTCGGGCTCGAAATCGGATGCGATCTCGCCGCGTGTCTGTGCGTCGGCGATGCAGGCGGCGAAGGGCGCGCGCCACTCCGCAAAGATCTCGGCGAGACGCGCGCGCAGCAACTCGCTGCTGCCCGATGCCTCCAGGCTGAGATCGCCGATCAGGCAGCCGCGGCCATAGCCATCGGCCTCCAGACGGCCGGTGATGATGTCGAGGTAGCGCCGCAACCGCGCGCGCGGCGTCAGCGAGGCGTCCTCGAGCGCTTCGGCGACCAGCCCTCTTGTGACGTCGAAATAGCGGTCGAGCACCTCCGAGGCGAACGCCTCCTTGGAGCGGAAATGGTTGGTGAAGGACCCCTGCGGCGCGCCCGCGGCAGCGGTGACGTCGCGCACGCTGGTGCCGTGATAGCCGGTGCGGAACATGACCTTGAGGCCGGCGTCGAGGATGGCGTCTTTGAGCGAGGGCTTGGGCATAGGTTTATAATACGTACGTACGTATTATTGTCAAGCATAGCATCGCGCTTCGACGATTGTCGTGCCAGCCGGGCGATTTACGCGATGTCGAGGGGGCTGTCCGGGCGAACCGACGTCTCAGGCCGGCGGCGCGGTCCGCGCGACCACCCGGTCGCGCAGCCAGGCGCCGATGGTGCAGCCGACGAGGTAGCAGGCGAACATGGTCAGGCCGAGGTCGAGCCAGTAGCCGAAGCGGCCGGGAACGACATGGGCAAACGAGGCCGCGACCAGGCCCGCGGCGAGCAAGGCGAGCCAGCGCGCGGTGACCTTCGAGGTGCCGTTGCCGCGCTGGACCACCGAAATCCAGCCCATGCAGAAGCCCAGCAGCACCGAACCGATCAGCCAGCCCATATGGAACGAGACGAGATAGGGCATCGTCACCTCACCAGAAATTCGATGCGGCGGTTCTGGGCCTTGCCGTCATCGGTGTCGTTGCCGGCGACGGGCTGCGTCGCGCCATAGCCGACCGCGCTGAAGCGGCTTGCGGGCAGGCCGGCCTTGACCAGGTAGTCGATCACCGCCTGCGCCCGCTTCTCGGAGAGCGCCTGGTTGAAGGAATCCTCGCCGTCGGCATCGGTGTGACCTGCAACCTCGATATTGGCGTTAGGACACCGCAGTGCCGTCTCGATGAGATGATCGAGGATGCCGGCGGAGTCCGGATCGATGTCGGCGCGCTTGGCCGCGAAGCGGATCTTGCCCTTGCCCAGAAGCTCGGAGAACAGTTGCTGGCAGACCGTACCGTCGACCGGGCCCGGCGCCGGCTTCACCGTGATCTCCGGCTTGTACTGCCAGGTCTTTGGAAAATCCTTGCCGAGGCCGGCGCGGATGTCGTTGGCGGCCCCTTCATAGAGCGCATCGCCCGACAGCTTCACCTCGCGATCGGACACCACGAGCGTGCCGGTCGACAGCCGCGACAGCGCCCCGAGCGCTGCGACCACGGCGGGGTTGAACGAGGCGGGCGCTCCGATGCTGGCCTTGAGATTGTCGACGACCTTCTCGCCGAAGAACTTCCGCGACGCGCTGGTGGCGATCGCGGCGTGGACATTGTTGTCGGGGACGTAGCCGGTCAGGGTCACGGTCGCGGCAACCGGATCCTTGTAGGCCTGGAAGATGTAGGGCGGCGCCTTGATCTCGTTGGCGGCGATCGAGAACCCCTCCGGCAGATTCTTCAGCGCGGCGGCAATCGCCTCGCGACCGCCGAGCTCGCGCGCCATGCCCGACAGATTGACCTTGGTATCTGATATCGTGATCTTGCCGTCCTTGAGCTTGCCGATCTGGTCGAGCAACAGCATCGCGGCCGCCTCGAAGCGCGGCGGCGCGCCGCGCGCAAGACCCATCTGATCGGCCACCTCGACGCCGCCGACCTCCTTGCGCGCCGCCTCGGTCAGGCGGGCCTTGATCGACGGCAGCGGGGCGGAACCCGACAGCGTCACCCGCACCACGTCGCGCTCGGCATTCCAGACGAAGGGTTTTGCCTCGGGAACGAGGCGGGTCCGGTCGTCGACCAGGCGCACGCCCGGGACGAGCTCGACCGCCATCACCGCGTCGCGGCGACCCTCCTCGGAAAAGGCGTCCGCGGCCAGGCTGACGTCGCGGCCGTCCACCGCGATCCGGGTCTTGTCCAGAACGGTATCCTTTAGCGCCGCCGAGCTGCGGGCGGACAAATCCGCCTCGACCGGCAAGGTATTATTCCAGGCCGCAAATCCCCACATGACGGCCAGGGGAATCAACCCCGGCCACCATTTGCTGGCCCACCTGAAAAGCTTCTGCATTCGACGACCCGAACTCTGGAACCGGAGACAAAACAAACCCTTGGCGGGCTGTCAAACCGGAAATCGTGCCCTTCCGAGGGCCCCGCGTGGACAATTGGAATAACTTTTTCTTCAAGGGTCCGCCCCTAAGTTGAGGGCGGAATGCCCGGGGGTCGGCCAGCCTGCAATGAAACAACTCCGCAACAACGTGATCCGCGCCGGGCTGGGGGCGCTCTACTTCAGTGGTGCGCACCATCTGCTGCGTCCGCTGCTCTCGGGCGTCGGCGCCATTTTCATGCTGCATCACGTGAGGCCGGCCCGCGAGGACGCGTTCCAGCCGAACCGGCATCTCGAAGTCACCCCTGAGTTCCTGCGCGCCACGCTGAGCCATCTGCGCACGCGCGACATCGACATCGTCAGCATGGACGAGCTGCATGAGCGGCTGGTGCAGGGCCGGTTCGACCGCCGCTTCGCCGCCTTCACGCTCGACGATGGCTATCGCGACAATCTGGACTATGCGCTGCCGGTGCTGCGCGAATTTGACGCGCCTCTGGCGGTCTATGTCGCCAGCGATTTTGCGGAAGGGACCGGGCGGCTGTGGTGGACCGCGCTGGAGGCCGTGATCGCCAGGGCCGAGCAGATCGAGGTCAAGATCGGCCATTCCGCGCTGCGGCTCGATGCGACGACGCCGGCGGCGAAGCAGACGACGTTCGACCGCCTGCACGACTGGCTGCGCGCGCTGCCCGGCGAGCATGATCTGGCCCGCGAGATCGCGGCGCTCTGCACCAGACACGGTGTCGACATGGAAGCGCTGTGCCGCAGCCTCTGCCTGTCCTGGGACGAGATGAAGAGGTTCGCCGCCGATCCGCTGGTCACGATCGGCGCGCACACCATCAGCCATTGCAATCTCGCCAAGCAGGCGGAAGAGATCGCCGCGCAGGAGATGACAGTGAGCCGCATGCGGATCGAGCGCGCGCTGGAGCGTCCCGTGCTGCATTTCGCCTATCCCTATGGCGACCGCGACGCCGCGGGCGATCGTGAATTCGCATTGGCCGCCTCCGCCGGCTTCAAGACCGCGGTGACGACGCGGCCCGGCATGCTGTTCGCCGAGAACGCCGGCCACATGACCGCGCTGCCGCGCGTCTCGCTCAACGGCAACTACCAGGACACGCGGATCCTGCCGGTGCTGACCTCGGGCGCGGCGACGGCGATGTGGAACGGCTTTCGCCGGATCGCGGCGGCGTAATCGTCTTCGCTATCGCCACACCCTCAGCCGTCGTCCTGGCGAAAGCCAGGACGACGATGGAGGAGCCTTCCTTGACTCCCCTCCCCGCCCCGCCCACAACGGGCGCCAACCAAGGGAGGCATCATGTTCAACGATCTGTTCTCGCTCAAAGGCCGCGTCGCGCTCGTGACCGGAGGCTCGCGCGGCATCGGCAAGATGATCGCGGCGGGATACCTCAGCGCCGGAGCTGCGAAGGTCTACATCACTGCGCGCAAGGCAGGACCGTGCGAGGCAACCGCGCAAGAGCTCACCGCGCAATATGACGGCGAATGCATCGCGCTGCCGATCGACATCTCCACCGTCGAAGGCTGCAACAGGCTCGCCGGCGAAATCGTCAAGCTGGAGCCGAAGCTCGACATCCTCGTCAACAATGCGGGCGCTGCCTGGGGCGCGGAGTTCGACGAATTCCCGGAAAGCGGCTGGGACAAGGTGATGGACCTCAACGTCAAGTCGCTGTTCTTCCTGACCAAGGCGCTGGCAAAGCCGCTCCGCGCCGCAGCCAGTGCAGAACGTCCGGCGAAGGTGATCAACATCGCCTCGGTCGACGGCATCTTCGTCAATCCGAGCGAGACCTATTCCTACGCCGCCAGTAAGGCCGCCGTGATTCATCTGACGCGGCGCATGGCGACGAAGCTGATCAAGGACAACATCAACGTCACCGCGATCGCGCCGGGCGCGTTCAAGTCCGACATGAACCGCGCCGCACGCGATCATGCGGACGAAGTCGCCACGCGCATTCCGGCGCGGCGGATCGGTGCCGACGAAGATATGGCGGGCGTCGCAATCTATCTCGCCTCGCGCGCGGGCGATTACGTGGTCGGCAACACCATCGCCGTCGACGGCGGCGTGGTGTATGCGAATGCGGGGCTGGAGATTGCGGGGTAGGTCCCGCTTCAAACCCCGCTGTCATGCCCCGGCTTGACCGGGGCATCCAGTACGCTGCGGCCTCACGGCTCTATCACGACAGTCTCTGGAATACTGGATCGCCCGGTCAAGCCGGGCGATGACAGTGAGTGTGTGGCGCGTTCATCGCGCCTCACGAGCAGCCGTTACGACTCGATCTTCACGTACTCGAAATCGCCCGGCTTGTTGTCGATGCCGACCTTCGGCGGCGAGATCCAGGAAGCGAACTTGCCGGTTTCGGTGACGGGCTGCATCAGCGAGGTGATGAAGTCGCCGTCGGCAGTCGAGGGCAGCCACTCGTCCTTGCGCTTCGCCCAGGTCGCATCGTCGATCAAAATGCCGTCGGGCGTGGCGTGGACGTCCTTGAACTCGCCGATGTGGCGGTGGAAGGCGACGTTGGGCAAGGTCAGCTTGAAGTCGTAGCCCGCGGTCGAGATCACCTTGTTCCAGCGCAGCATGCCCTTGACGCAGTCCTGGCTGTAGTCGTCGCGCAGGCGCATGTTGAGCGCGGTCAGCGCCGGCTCGTCGACCAGCTTGATCTCGCCGTTGATGAACTTGAGCACCGGATAGGTGGCGTTCTTGAGCTGGTGATCGTCCTCGATCTGGGTCTCGTGGTAGCGTCCCTTGATGCCGGCGTTGAAGGCGTTCGCCGCATTGGTCGAGACCTCCGAGCCGAACAGGTCGAGCGACAGCGTGTAGTGCAGGTTCAGCTTCTTCTGGATGGTCGGCAGGTCGATCACCCCGAGCGCACGAACCTTCGCGATGTCGGTGGGATCGGTGATGCCGGCTTCCCGCATCGCATCGCAGGTGCGCTGCACGACGCGGGTGATGCCGGTCTCGCCGACGAACATGTGGTGCGCTTCTTCCGTGAGCATGAAGCGGCAGGTGCGCGACAACGGATCGAAGCCCGACTGCGCCAGCGAGTGCAGCTGCATCTTGCCGTCGCGGTCGGTGAAGTAGGTGAACATGAAGAAGGACAGCCAGTCTGGCGTCGCCTCGTTGAAGGCGCCCAGCATACGCGGCGCGTCGGCATCGCCGGAGCGGCGACGCAGCAAATCGTCCGCTTCTTCACGTCCGTCGCGGCCGAAATATTTCTGCAGCAGGTAGACCATCGCCCAGAGATGCCGGCCTTCCTCGACATTGACCTGGAACAGATTGCGCATGTCGTAGAGCGACGGCGCGGTCTTGCCGAGATGGCGCTGCTGCTCGACAGATGCGGGCTCGGTGTCGCCCTGGATCACGATGAGGCGGCGCAGCATGGCGCGATGCTCGCCCGGGACTTCCTGCCAGGCAGGCTCGCCGTAATGCTCGCCGAAGGGAACGACGCGATTTTCTTCCTGGGGAGCAAGGAGAATGCCCCAGCGATATTCGGGCATGCGGACATAGTCGAACTTGGCCCAGCCGCGCGGATCGACGGAGTAAGCGGTGCGCAGATAGACCAGCGATTCCTGGAAACCTTCCGGTCCCATGTCGCTCCACCAGTCCATGTAGCCGGGATGCCAGCCCTCCAGGGCTTTGAGCACCTGGCGGTCTTCGGCGAGATTCACGTTGTTGGGAATCTTGGTCGAGTAGTCGACGTTCATGATGTTCATGTTCATGGCCGTGCTCTCCTTAAACTCGCGTCATATCGAATTTCGGCTTCTGGCCGCTGCCATAGCGGCGCAGTGCGCCTTCCTCGCCGACCGCGTTGGGGCGCTGGAAGATCCAGTTCTGCCAGGCGGTGAGGCGCGCGAAGATCTTTGATTCCATCGTCTCGGGACCGACGAAGCGCAGGCTTGCTTCCATGCCGGTGAGACTGTCGGGCGAGAAGCTGGCGCGCTCCTCCAGGAACACGCGGACCTCGTCGTCCCAGTCGATGTCGTCGAGCGCGAAGGTGACGAGGCCGAGTTCTTCCGCCTGCTCGGCATCCAGCGCGGTGCCGAGCGTGGCTTCGGCGCGCTCCACATCGGAGGGATCGGCCTGGAAGCGCGATTCCAGCCGCGTCAGCCCGTGGCTCATCGGGTACGGGCCGAAGTTCATGGCGGAGAGCTCGATCGACGGCGGCGGACGGTTGTCGCCCTGGCGCGTGCCGATCAGCATGTAGGAGCGATCGGCGGCAAAGACGAGCTCGGCCAGCGTGCCGGCAAAGCAGGAGCCGGGCTCGACCAGCGTCACCAGCGTGCGCGAGGTGACGTCGATGCGCTTGAGCACGCGCTTCCAGTAATGCCTGATCTCGTTGACCAGCCAGTGCGCCTTGTTGGCTTCGAGGAAGGCGTCGTGCGCGAGCACATGGGCGCGGTCGCCATGGCTCTTGAACACCAGCATCGCGATCTCGAGCTCGTTGATGCGCAAGTGAAGGATGGCGTCGTCGAGCTCGCGCGCCACTTGCAACGGCCAGAACGAAGCGCCCTTCGCCATCATGCCGTCGATGTCGGCGGGCGGCGCGCCCTCGGGGGCCTTGATCGAGATGGTGGCGATACGCGCGGCGCGGTCGATGTCGACGCTGACGAAGCCGTAACGGATGCTGGTGTCGTCGATGATGCGCTTGAGCGGGGAAAGCGCAATGCCCTTGCCGCTGCCCTTGCGCTTCGAGGCCGCCGCAAACTCCTTGGCGCGCTCGGCGATCTTGCCTTCGAGCTTCGAGTTGGGCGCGATCTCGTCGACGAGACGCCACTGCACGGCGCGCTTGCCCTTCACGCCTTCCTCGATGGTGCAGAAGAAGTCGGCGTGGTCGCGGCGCACCTTGCGCTTGTCGACGACGCGGGTGAGGCCGCCGGTGCCCGGCAGCACCGCGAGCAGCGGCACTTCAGGCAAGGCGACAGCAGACGCGCCATCGTCGGCGAGGATGATGTGGTCGGTGGCGAGCGCAAGCTCATAGCCGCCGCCGGCGGCCGAGCCGTTCACGACCGTGATGAAGCGCTGGCCGGAATTCTCGGACGAATCCTCCATGCCGTTGCGGGTCTCGTTGGTGAACTTGCAGAAGTTGACCTTGTGGGCATGGGTCGAGCCCGCGAGCATGCGGATGTTGGCGCCGGCGCAGAACACGCGGTTCTTGGCCGAGCGCATCACCACGACCTTCACCTCGGGATGCTCGAAGCGCAGCCGCTGGACCACGTCGGCGAGTTCGATGTCGACGCCGAGGTCGTAGGAATTGAGCTTGAGCAAGTAGCCTTCAAACAAGCCGCCATTCTCGTCGACATCCATGGTCAGCGTCGCGACATCGCCGTCGACCGCGAGCTTCCAGTGCTTGTAGCGGGACGGTTCGGTCTGGAAATCGATGAATGTCGCGCCGCCTGCGAGGCGCCGATCTTCCCCGGCCATGGGCCACCCTTGTGCTTGATTATGCGTTCTGGCGTTTACCTTTAGATGCACAATAGTGCATCTTTTGGAGGGCGTCTAGCCCTCAACCGCCAGTGCATGCACTTTGTTTCATGCGGATGGCTAGGACCGCACGATAGCGCCAAGCGCAATCCAGTCGGCCTTGGAGAGCTCTGGACGGCCGAGCTTGGCCTGGAGCAGCGCGGTCAGCGCCGGAATCGGAAAGCTCTCGACAAAGCCGTCGCCGCCGGCCGCCGCCTTGCGCGTGCTCAGCGCCCGAAGCTCGGCCTGCGCGTCACCGAACAGCCGCGCGGCCGAATGCAGCCTCTGCATCCGCAGCCGCAAATTCGCGTTGGCGATGTGGATGCAGGCGCGCAGCAGGATGCGCTCGCGGCCGCCTTGCGGCGCTGCGGCCCACACGGCCTCCAGCACCTCCTGCGATTCCCAGAAATAGCCGCGGTCGTTGAGCGCGAGCCCGTAGCGCAGCGCCGGATGCCGCGCGGGCACATAGCCGCGGAAGGCCGAGGGCACCAGCGCCTTGGCCCTGTCGAGCGTCTCATAATCGGCGTCAACGCCGCCTGTCTCGCCCGGCACATAAGCCCATCGCGGCCACGGCAACGGGCTGATCGGATGTGAAGGCACATTCACAGATGTGCCCCCGCAGGATCATGCGGCGCGTCCCTGAAGTCCCTGATCGTCGCGCAGGGCCGCTTTTGCAAATTGCTCAATCGCGTCAAGCGTCGCCCCCGGCGCTTCACGATGCGGGGAATGGCCCGCGTCTGAAATGACTTTAAAATCGACCGGACAATAGCACTCTTCCCGCGCAATTTCGACCTGGCGCAGTGTCCCATACTGGTCGTCGACACCCTGCAGGACCAGGACGGGAACGCGGATGTAAGCGAGATATTCCGAGATGTCCCAGTCGCGGAATTTTGGATCGAGCCAGGCGCCATTCCAGCCATGGAAGGCGTTGTCGACATCCTTGTGCCAGCGCGCGAGCTTTGCCTTGAGGTCGGTCGTCTCGTAAGCCGTCTTGATCGCGGCGATGGATTTCACCGAGATGTCCTCGACGATGAAATGCGGTGCGACCAGCACAAGGCCGCTCAGGCGGTGATCCTGATGCGCGCCGGCATAGATCGTCGCGATCGAGGCACCGTCGGAATGGCCGAGCAGCAGGCCGCGCTTGAACTGAATCGCATCGAGCAGCTTCGGCAGCACGTCGAGCGCCTCGCGCTGCATGTAATCGAGCGGCCGCGGCAGCGTGACCGGGCTCGACTGGCCGTAGCCCGCACGCGAATAGACGAAGATGCCGGCGCCGGTCGCCTGCTGGAGTTTTTCCGGGAAGTCGCCCCAGAGGCCGACCGAGCCGAGGCCTTCATGCAGCATGACGATGGTGGGTGCGTCGGCAGCCGGCGGCGCCAGCCATTTGTATTCGAGGCTGGCGCCATCGATGCTGAGGAAGCCGGTGGGGGTGAGGTTGGTCATGCTGTGTCGCTCATCTTCGGTCGTATGCAACATGGGACGCAATCACGCGCCACTCGCTCAGTCGTTCCCTCCCCCCTTGCGGGGGAGGGCTAGGGAGAGGGGTGCCACACCGGGACTTCCAGTGTGACGAAGAAATTCTCGCGCGCGACGATGAGACCGTTTGCTGGGCTACCCCTCTCCCCCGCCCTCCCCCGCAAGGGGGGAGGGAGCGCAACGGAGTTCGCGGTGATAGCGCGAGTCATACGCCGCACGGTCGCGCTCAATTCGTCCCTTCCCGCAGCTTGAACCGCTGGATCTTGCCCGTCGCCGTCTTCGGCAAGGACTCCACCACGTCGATCCAGCGCGGATATTTCCACGGGCCGATCTTCTGCTTGACGTGCTCCTTCAGCGTCTCCTGCAGCTCCGCCGTCTTGGCACCGGGGCGCAGCACGACGAAGGCCTTCGGCTTCAACAGGCCTTCCGGATCGGCCTCGGGCACGACGGCGGCTTCCAGCACCGCCGGATGCGTGATCAGCGCGCTCTCGACCTCGAACGGCGAGACCCAGATGCCGGAGACCTTGAACATGTCGTCGGCGCGGCCGCAGAAGGTGTAGCGGCCCTCCGCGTCGCGGATGTATTTGTCGCCGGTGCGGGTCCACGGTCCCTCGAAAGTGCGGCGGCTCTTGTGGCGCTGGTTCCAGTAGCCCTCGCCGGCGGAGGGTGCATCGACCAGCAGCTCGCCGACCTCGCCGTCGGCGACGTCCTGACCGGCCTCGTTGACGAGCCGCACTGCGTAGCCGGGCACCGGCTTGCCGGACGAGCCGTATTTGATGTCGCCGGGCGCGTTCGACAGGAAGATGTGCAACAGCTCGGTCGAGCCGACCCCGTCGAGAATGTCGACGCCGAAGCGCGCCTTCCAGTTGTTCCCGACGGATTCCGGTAGCGCTTCGCCGGCCGAGGTGCAGATGCGCAAGACGCCGCCGCCGCGCTCGGCCTTCATGGTCTCGTCGTTGAGCATGGCCGCGAACAGCGTCGGCACGCCGTAGAAGATCGAGGGGTTGTAGCGGTTCATCAGGTCGAACATGCGCGCCGGCGTCGGCCGCTCGCTGTTGAGGATCACGGTGGCGCCGACCGACATCGGGAAGGTCAGCGC is a genomic window of Bradyrhizobium sp. CB1717 containing:
- a CDS encoding polysaccharide deacetylase family protein — encoded protein: MKQLRNNVIRAGLGALYFSGAHHLLRPLLSGVGAIFMLHHVRPAREDAFQPNRHLEVTPEFLRATLSHLRTRDIDIVSMDELHERLVQGRFDRRFAAFTLDDGYRDNLDYALPVLREFDAPLAVYVASDFAEGTGRLWWTALEAVIARAEQIEVKIGHSALRLDATTPAAKQTTFDRLHDWLRALPGEHDLAREIAALCTRHGVDMEALCRSLCLSWDEMKRFAADPLVTIGAHTISHCNLAKQAEEIAAQEMTVSRMRIERALERPVLHFAYPYGDRDAAGDREFALAASAGFKTAVTTRPGMLFAENAGHMTALPRVSLNGNYQDTRILPVLTSGAATAMWNGFRRIAAA
- the boxC gene encoding 2,3-epoxybenzoyl-CoA dihydrolase gives rise to the protein MAGEDRRLAGGATFIDFQTEPSRYKHWKLAVDGDVATLTMDVDENGGLFEGYLLKLNSYDLGVDIELADVVQRLRFEHPEVKVVVMRSAKNRVFCAGANIRMLAGSTHAHKVNFCKFTNETRNGMEDSSENSGQRFITVVNGSAAGGGYELALATDHIILADDGASAVALPEVPLLAVLPGTGGLTRVVDKRKVRRDHADFFCTIEEGVKGKRAVQWRLVDEIAPNSKLEGKIAERAKEFAAASKRKGSGKGIALSPLKRIIDDTSIRYGFVSVDIDRAARIATISIKAPEGAPPADIDGMMAKGASFWPLQVARELDDAILHLRINELEIAMLVFKSHGDRAHVLAHDAFLEANKAHWLVNEIRHYWKRVLKRIDVTSRTLVTLVEPGSCFAGTLAELVFAADRSYMLIGTRQGDNRPPPSIELSAMNFGPYPMSHGLTRLESRFQADPSDVERAEATLGTALDAEQAEELGLVTFALDDIDWDDEVRVFLEERASFSPDSLTGMEASLRFVGPETMESKIFARLTAWQNWIFQRPNAVGEEGALRRYGSGQKPKFDMTRV
- a CDS encoding DUF309 domain-containing protein; amino-acid sequence: MNVPSHPISPLPWPRWAYVPGETGGVDADYETLDRAKALVPSAFRGYVPARHPALRYGLALNDRGYFWESQEVLEAVWAAAPQGGRERILLRACIHIANANLRLRMQRLHSAARLFGDAQAELRALSTRKAAAGGDGFVESFPIPALTALLQAKLGRPELSKADWIALGAIVRS
- a CDS encoding benzoate-CoA ligase family protein, giving the protein MSEGSYNAVTWLLDRNVEEGRGNKLVFDDTVSRLSYGELQQQTRRAANMLRRLGVRREERVAMIMLDTIDFPIVFLGAIRAGIVPVPLNTLLTADQYAYILADCRARVLFVSEALYPVIKDVVGRMPDLEHVVVSGAKQNGHKQLAEEIVGESDQFTTAATHPDEPAFWLYSSGSTGMPKGVRHLHSNLQATADTYAKQVLGIRESDVCLSAAKLFFAYGLGNALTFPMSVGATVILNSERPTPARMFDLMNRYNPSIFYGVPTLFAAMLNDETMKAERGGGVLRICTSAGEALPESVGNNWKARFGVDILDGVGSTELLHIFLSNAPGDIKYGSSGKPVPGYAVRLVNEAGQDVADGEVGELLVDAPSAGEGYWNQRHKSRRTFEGPWTRTGDKYIRDAEGRYTFCGRADDMFKVSGIWVSPFEVESALITHPAVLEAAVVPEADPEGLLKPKAFVVLRPGAKTAELQETLKEHVKQKIGPWKYPRWIDVVESLPKTATGKIQRFKLREGTN
- a CDS encoding SDR family NAD(P)-dependent oxidoreductase codes for the protein MFNDLFSLKGRVALVTGGSRGIGKMIAAGYLSAGAAKVYITARKAGPCEATAQELTAQYDGECIALPIDISTVEGCNRLAGEIVKLEPKLDILVNNAGAAWGAEFDEFPESGWDKVMDLNVKSLFFLTKALAKPLRAAASAERPAKVINIASVDGIFVNPSETYSYAASKAAVIHLTRRMATKLIKDNINVTAIAPGAFKSDMNRAARDHADEVATRIPARRIGADEDMAGVAIYLASRAGDYVVGNTIAVDGGVVYANAGLEIAG
- a CDS encoding OmpA family protein — encoded protein: MQKLFRWASKWWPGLIPLAVMWGFAAWNNTLPVEADLSARSSAALKDTVLDKTRIAVDGRDVSLAADAFSEEGRRDAVMAVELVPGVRLVDDRTRLVPEAKPFVWNAERDVVRVTLSGSAPLPSIKARLTEAARKEVGGVEVADQMGLARGAPPRFEAAAMLLLDQIGKLKDGKITISDTKVNLSGMARELGGREAIAAALKNLPEGFSIAANEIKAPPYIFQAYKDPVAATVTLTGYVPDNNVHAAIATSASRKFFGEKVVDNLKASIGAPASFNPAVVAALGALSRLSTGTLVVSDREVKLSGDALYEGAANDIRAGLGKDFPKTWQYKPEITVKPAPGPVDGTVCQQLFSELLGKGKIRFAAKRADIDPDSAGILDHLIETALRCPNANIEVAGHTDADGEDSFNQALSEKRAQAVIDYLVKAGLPASRFSAVGYGATQPVAGNDTDDGKAQNRRIEFLVR
- the boxB gene encoding benzoyl-CoA 2,3-epoxidase subunit BoxB, whose protein sequence is MNMNIMNVDYSTKIPNNVNLAEDRQVLKALEGWHPGYMDWWSDMGPEGFQESLVYLRTAYSVDPRGWAKFDYVRMPEYRWGILLAPQEENRVVPFGEHYGEPAWQEVPGEHRAMLRRLIVIQGDTEPASVEQQRHLGKTAPSLYDMRNLFQVNVEEGRHLWAMVYLLQKYFGRDGREEADDLLRRRSGDADAPRMLGAFNEATPDWLSFFMFTYFTDRDGKMQLHSLAQSGFDPLSRTCRFMLTEEAHHMFVGETGITRVVQRTCDAMREAGITDPTDIAKVRALGVIDLPTIQKKLNLHYTLSLDLFGSEVSTNAANAFNAGIKGRYHETQIEDDHQLKNATYPVLKFINGEIKLVDEPALTALNMRLRDDYSQDCVKGMLRWNKVISTAGYDFKLTLPNVAFHRHIGEFKDVHATPDGILIDDATWAKRKDEWLPSTADGDFITSLMQPVTETGKFASWISPPKVGIDNKPGDFEYVKIES
- a CDS encoding TetR/AcrR family transcriptional regulator, with product MPKPSLKDAILDAGLKVMFRTGYHGTSVRDVTAAAGAPQGSFTNHFRSKEAFASEVLDRYFDVTRGLVAEALEDASLTPRARLRRYLDIITGRLEADGYGRGCLIGDLSLEASGSSELLRARLAEIFAEWRAPFAACIADAQTRGEIASDFEPEELADFLLASWQGAILRMKVDRNPNALERFKTIAFKTVFKEMT
- a CDS encoding alpha/beta hydrolase produces the protein MTNLTPTGFLSIDGASLEYKWLAPPAADAPTIVMLHEGLGSVGLWGDFPEKLQQATGAGIFVYSRAGYGQSSPVTLPRPLDYMQREALDVLPKLLDAIQFKRGLLLGHSDGASIATIYAGAHQDHRLSGLVLVAPHFIVEDISVKSIAAIKTAYETTDLKAKLARWHKDVDNAFHGWNGAWLDPKFRDWDISEYLAYIRVPVLVLQGVDDQYGTLRQVEIAREECYCPVDFKVISDAGHSPHREAPGATLDAIEQFAKAALRDDQGLQGRAA